The following proteins come from a genomic window of Thermoproteus sp.:
- a CDS encoding ATP-binding cassette domain-containing protein: protein MALEVKPGELVIIYGTNGVGKTTLAKVLATLLPPLGGSVELDGAPIRKMRRSIFYRPEMVEVSPKIKAFEYVEALASFYGASDSAEEAPKGRRRPPRLDGQDVARHAEEGPAGLGSGGRA, encoded by the coding sequence TTGGCCCTCGAGGTCAAGCCCGGCGAGCTCGTGATCATCTACGGCACCAACGGTGTGGGCAAAACCACCCTGGCCAAGGTCCTAGCCACCCTGTTGCCCCCTCTGGGCGGGTCCGTGGAGCTCGACGGAGCGCCCATAAGGAAGATGCGGAGGTCCATATTCTACCGCCCCGAGATGGTCGAGGTGTCGCCTAAAATAAAGGCCTTCGAGTACGTGGAGGCACTAGCCTCCTTCTACGGCGCCTCCGACTCGGCGGAGGAGGCCCCTAAGGGCCGTCGACGTCCCCCGAGGCTGGATGGACAAGATGTCGCAAGGCATGCGGAGGAGGGTCCAGCTGGCCTCGGCTCTGGCGGTCGCGCCTAA
- a CDS encoding aspartyl protease family protein: protein MGHVWVLVKIGNEDRSAVVETRGLVDTGATLTVVPRELANRLGLRPTGTSRVETGGGIIELQRSRAWVEIEGRGEVVPVLISDIIDKVLIGVTTLEVLELEVDPTTGKLKERALLLY, encoded by the coding sequence ATGGGCCATGTGTGGGTTTTGGTGAAGATAGGCAATGAGGACAGATCCGCCGTAGTTGAGACTAGAGGCCTCGTCGACACGGGGGCCACCTTGACCGTAGTGCCGCGCGAATTGGCGAATAGGCTGGGGCTACGCCCGACTGGCACCTCCCGAGTCGAGACGGGCGGCGGGATAATAGAACTACAGAGGTCTAGGGCTTGGGTCGAAATTGAGGGTAGGGGCGAGGTAGTGCCCGTGCTCATATCCGATATAATCGACAAGGTGCTAATCGGCGTCACTACATTAGAGGTGTTAGAGCTGGAGGTCGACCCGACTACAGGCAAGTTGAAAGAGCGTGCATTGTTGCTTTATTAA
- a CDS encoding MFS transporter, translating into MVGRGRYLIIGFVVMCFNSLYQYTWNVLGPLLGRQLGVGAVLVAAGFSIYVVVSTLAQPAGGGFADIKGPKVVGVVSSVLSALGFLGAALSPNIALLYLFWALGSAGEGVLYGIAFNLAVKWFADKMGLATGLVSLGFGLGSAIANPIIAKIGNFKEATLAIGLIELAVLPALTAMADYPKGLAGKSPVQAARDLRFWLLYASYILGSVPLLTLASSLQFLSSGAELVALASVYPLLVGLARPLFGKIADAWGVMNALYIALTASMLGSALFALGLKAAGTAVIGLFGGSLILLYLNASSRIFGAKYATANNGILYTAKAAGGVLGSLAFSYIYAAAGAEASIAFVMASAALALVLLIAVSRIRRPE; encoded by the coding sequence GTGGTCGGGCGGGGCAGATACCTAATAATTGGGTTCGTCGTAATGTGTTTCAACTCCCTATATCAGTACACATGGAACGTGTTGGGGCCCCTTCTGGGGCGCCAGCTGGGCGTCGGGGCCGTGCTAGTGGCCGCCGGGTTCTCCATATACGTAGTGGTCTCCACGTTGGCGCAACCGGCAGGCGGCGGGTTCGCCGACATCAAGGGCCCAAAGGTTGTGGGAGTCGTCTCCTCCGTCCTATCGGCGTTGGGCTTCCTCGGAGCGGCTCTCTCGCCCAACATAGCCCTTCTGTACCTCTTCTGGGCCTTGGGTAGCGCGGGCGAGGGCGTACTCTACGGCATAGCCTTCAATCTGGCCGTCAAGTGGTTCGCCGACAAGATGGGGCTCGCCACAGGCCTCGTGTCTCTAGGCTTCGGCTTGGGCTCGGCCATCGCCAACCCCATAATCGCCAAAATCGGCAACTTCAAGGAGGCAACCCTGGCCATAGGCCTAATAGAGCTAGCCGTGTTGCCGGCCCTGACGGCCATGGCCGACTACCCCAAGGGCCTGGCGGGCAAGTCGCCGGTGCAAGCCGCGCGGGACCTCAGGTTTTGGCTCCTATACGCTTCGTATATATTGGGCTCGGTGCCGCTCTTGACGTTGGCGTCGTCGCTCCAGTTTTTGAGTTCGGGGGCCGAGCTGGTGGCGTTGGCCTCCGTATATCCGCTGTTGGTGGGCCTGGCGCGTCCCCTCTTCGGCAAGATCGCCGACGCTTGGGGCGTCATGAACGCGTTGTATATAGCCCTAACTGCTTCAATGTTGGGCTCAGCGTTGTTCGCCTTGGGCCTCAAGGCCGCGGGCACTGCCGTGATAGGCCTCTTCGGCGGCTCTCTGATATTGTTGTACCTAAACGCCTCGAGCAGAATATTCGGCGCAAAGTACGCCACGGCGAATAACGGGATCCTCTATACCGCCAAGGCGGCGGGCGGCGTCTTGGGGAGCCTTGCGTTCAGTTATATATACGCCGCGGCGGGAGCCGAGGCCTCCATAGCGTTCGTCATGGCGTCGGCCGCGCTCGCCCTGGTGTTGCTAATCGCGGTTAGCAGGATACGGCGGCCGGAATAG